A genomic window from Cytobacillus suaedae includes:
- a CDS encoding phosphoglycerate dehydrogenase: MFQVLVADSISEEGLAPLIGKDSIRVVQHKVSEVEGKLHEFDALLVRSATTVTEDLLSKMKNLKIIARAGVGVDNIDVTAATKRGVVVINAPDGNTLSTAEHTFAMMTSLVRHIPQAHISVKSREWNRTSFVGTELAGKCLGIIGLGRIGTEIAKRARAFSMTVHVYDPFLTQSKAEDLGVISTSLDDVLIFSDIITVHTPLTKETKGLLSYDNLAKTKKGVYVINCARGGIIDEQALVSYLENGHVAGAALDVFEVEPPLDNRLLEFEQVIVTPHLGASTKEAQLNVAAQVAKEIVHFFEGKPVTSSINLPTLSKEVFEKIQPYYDLANKMGLLLSQCMKEAVSEVNITYAGLVTELETSFISKSLLSGFLKSRVASTVNEVNAALIAKERGITFGESYSSSTSSFSNSITVKVIGEKSSFTIQGIYVADYGMRIVMLNEFKIDFNPSGHLLCIQHTDRPGVIGRVGKLLGDIEVNIATMQVGRKEIGGEAIMILSFDTPLQDDTVKTLQKSQDIVSVRKIDL, translated from the coding sequence GGGTTAGCTCCTTTAATTGGTAAAGACTCTATTCGAGTTGTTCAGCATAAGGTTTCTGAGGTAGAGGGAAAATTACACGAGTTTGATGCCCTCTTAGTTAGAAGTGCAACTACCGTTACGGAAGATCTCCTTTCTAAAATGAAGAACCTAAAAATTATTGCTAGAGCAGGTGTAGGTGTTGACAATATAGATGTCACGGCTGCGACAAAAAGAGGGGTAGTTGTCATAAATGCCCCTGACGGCAATACTCTATCTACAGCTGAACATACATTTGCAATGATGACCTCACTTGTTCGACACATCCCTCAAGCTCATATATCTGTGAAATCTAGAGAATGGAACCGTACCTCTTTTGTAGGAACTGAATTGGCAGGAAAGTGCCTTGGTATCATTGGTTTAGGTAGAATCGGAACTGAAATTGCTAAGAGAGCTAGAGCATTTTCTATGACTGTTCATGTGTATGACCCATTCCTTACTCAATCAAAAGCTGAAGATTTAGGAGTAATTTCTACCTCATTGGATGATGTATTAATTTTTTCAGATATTATTACTGTCCATACTCCACTAACCAAAGAGACGAAAGGTTTACTAAGCTATGATAACCTAGCTAAAACAAAAAAAGGGGTATATGTTATTAATTGTGCAAGAGGTGGAATCATCGACGAACAAGCACTAGTTTCTTATCTAGAAAATGGGCATGTTGCAGGAGCTGCGCTTGATGTGTTTGAAGTTGAACCTCCTCTAGACAATAGACTACTAGAATTTGAACAAGTGATTGTTACACCTCATCTCGGTGCATCAACAAAGGAAGCACAACTAAATGTTGCTGCGCAAGTTGCAAAAGAAATTGTACATTTCTTTGAAGGTAAGCCAGTCACTTCCTCAATAAACCTTCCTACCTTATCTAAAGAAGTTTTCGAAAAGATTCAACCTTATTATGATCTAGCTAATAAAATGGGTTTACTATTGTCGCAATGCATGAAGGAAGCAGTAAGTGAGGTCAACATTACTTATGCAGGACTTGTTACTGAATTAGAAACCAGCTTTATCTCTAAAAGTTTGTTGTCAGGGTTTCTAAAGTCAAGAGTTGCATCAACAGTGAACGAAGTAAACGCAGCTCTTATTGCTAAAGAAAGAGGAATTACTTTTGGAGAGTCCTATTCTTCAAGTACTTCAAGTTTTTCAAACTCAATTACAGTTAAAGTTATTGGTGAAAAGAGTTCCTTTACAATCCAAGGAATTTATGTTGCGGACTACGGGATGCGAATTGTAATGTTAAATGAGTTTAAAATTGACTTTAATCCAAGTGGACATCTGCTATGTATTCAGCACACAGATCGACCTGGGGTTATTGGTAGAGTAGGAAAGCTATTAGGAGATATTGAGGTAAACATCGCTACCATGCAGGTTGGACGCAAAGAGATAGGCGGTGAGGCAATAATGATTTTATCATTTGATACCCCACTACAAGATGATACAGTTAAAACCCTTCAGAAATCGCAGGATATTGTTTCAGTTAGAAAGATTGATTTATAA
- a CDS encoding histidinol-phosphatase has translation MLTDYHNHLERGTLSLDYLTQFTNTAAEKGINHFGISEHAYHFYQTKDILSNPWIEDRRIYDMKDYVQLFYDAWNQNIDVKMSIEMDYTPGKHEEMSKFIKTYQFDYVIGSIHWIDNFGIDLAEFRTEWEKRDLYTIYRRYYDQVETLAQSNLFDIVGHLDLVKIFNYVPKDEEFLLEQYNRATTALANSKTCVEISTAGLRKQTKSLYPDKKLLEMCYTKGIPIVFSSDAHVPEHVGADYDQAIQLARQVGYTTIMTFSKGERKEVKF, from the coding sequence ATGCTGACGGATTATCATAACCACTTAGAGCGGGGCACGTTATCATTAGATTACCTTACTCAATTTACGAATACAGCTGCTGAAAAAGGAATTAATCATTTTGGTATCTCTGAACATGCGTATCACTTTTATCAAACGAAAGATATTTTAAGTAATCCCTGGATAGAAGATAGACGGATATACGATATGAAGGATTATGTCCAGCTGTTTTATGATGCCTGGAATCAAAACATTGATGTGAAGATGTCGATAGAAATGGATTATACTCCTGGGAAGCACGAGGAAATGAGTAAGTTCATAAAAACATATCAATTTGACTATGTCATCGGATCAATTCATTGGATAGACAATTTTGGTATTGATCTAGCCGAGTTTAGAACTGAATGGGAAAAACGTGACCTTTATACAATCTATCGCAGATATTATGACCAAGTAGAAACACTTGCACAATCAAACCTCTTTGATATCGTTGGACATCTTGACCTGGTTAAAATATTTAATTACGTCCCAAAAGACGAAGAGTTTTTACTTGAGCAATACAATCGTGCTACCACTGCTCTGGCTAATTCCAAAACGTGTGTAGAGATTAGTACAGCCGGTCTACGAAAGCAAACTAAAAGTTTATATCCTGATAAAAAATTATTAGAGATGTGCTATACCAAAGGGATTCCAATTGTCTTTTCATCTGACGCGCACGTCCCCGAGCATGTAGGAGCAGATTATGACCAAGCCATTCAACTAGCAAGACAAGTAGGGTATACAACAATTATGACCTTTTCAAAAGGTGAACGTAAAGAAGTTAAATTCTAA
- a CDS encoding peptidoglycan DD-metalloendopeptidase family protein: MQDLIRRLAVVVIMGICIGLLFIGGRTISAHTISYEDKAENWVWPVAGEITDYYGTRAGKHKGIDIAAPTGADTYSVDEGIVKKSYYSYTYGHVVFIAHPSGFETVYAHLSKRDVKEGDYVKRGEKIGEIGSTGRSTGAHLHFEVHFGEWNYKKNNSIDPLMVLNVDEMLVSNDSTVSEEDTTNAATYSLGSVYEEELFDGWNLLEYEAGQLLSSSMVVASLSEKKEYNSNGKKIIVKPNETLWDISQEYLVSIDSIMKWNNLNSDLLMIGQELILHPTMDEVYVVKSGDTLPEIAAKTGTTVEKIKEVNNLTRNIVHPNQILIINSK, encoded by the coding sequence ATGCAAGATCTAATAAGACGTCTAGCTGTAGTAGTTATTATGGGAATTTGCATAGGGCTATTATTTATCGGAGGTCGAACAATTAGCGCGCATACAATCTCTTATGAAGATAAAGCAGAAAATTGGGTATGGCCAGTTGCAGGTGAAATAACTGATTACTATGGTACAAGAGCAGGAAAGCATAAAGGAATTGATATAGCAGCACCAACTGGAGCAGATACATATTCTGTTGATGAAGGCATTGTAAAAAAATCGTATTATTCATATACATATGGTCACGTAGTTTTTATTGCTCATCCGAGTGGTTTTGAGACAGTCTATGCTCACCTTAGTAAGCGGGATGTTAAAGAAGGTGACTATGTAAAAAGAGGCGAAAAGATTGGTGAAATAGGTAGTACAGGCAGGTCTACAGGGGCGCATCTCCATTTCGAGGTGCATTTTGGTGAGTGGAATTACAAGAAAAATAATTCTATTGATCCTTTAATGGTTTTAAATGTAGATGAAATGCTTGTATCAAATGATTCAACGGTATCAGAAGAAGATACAACAAATGCCGCTACTTACTCTTTAGGTTCGGTTTATGAAGAGGAATTATTTGATGGTTGGAATTTATTAGAATATGAGGCAGGTCAGTTGCTTTCAAGTTCAATGGTCGTCGCAAGCTTATCTGAGAAAAAAGAATATAACTCGAATGGTAAAAAAATTATTGTTAAGCCTAATGAAACATTATGGGATATTTCACAGGAATACCTCGTTTCGATTGATTCTATTATGAAATGGAATAATTTAAATAGTGATTTATTAATGATAGGTCAAGAATTGATATTACATCCAACGATGGATGAAGTATATGTTGTGAAATCGGGAGATACATTACCGGAGATAGCAGCTAAAACGGGTACGACTGTTGAAAAAATTAAAGAAGTGAATAACCTTACACGAAATATCGTTCATCCAAATCAAATATTGATCATAAATAGTAAGTAA